In the Streptomyces sp. f51 genome, one interval contains:
- a CDS encoding Rossmann fold nucleotide-binding protein: protein MLPTPLHVSHDREIESLAEFDEVVSAGGSLAGFRVQAVDLTARTRELLSSDTTDAVFLGCPMEPEAAARARASGALVFPPVPGLPLDPYRGRLYSPDELFASLDTGYEATPDARAYAWFQRTKADGDIFASTVRALHDDSVSDALDELLVGVRVVGVMGGHAMERGTEAYAGAARLGRTLARSGLMVATGGGPGAMEAANLGAYAAPFDDGMLDEALRVLAAVPSFTPSVTDWARAAFEVRERWPSGGPSIGVPTWFYGHEPPNAFAAHIAKYFANATREDGLLARSNAGVVFLPGAAGTVQEIFDNATPNYYGSKGEPTPMVLVDRVHWTERFPAWELLRALARERAMESRIALVDGVDDAPQALKHLGG, encoded by the coding sequence GTGCTCCCGACTCCCCTTCACGTCTCCCACGACCGTGAGATCGAATCCCTCGCCGAGTTCGACGAGGTCGTCTCGGCAGGCGGTTCACTCGCCGGATTCCGTGTCCAGGCCGTCGATCTGACCGCCCGTACACGGGAGTTGCTCTCCTCGGACACCACGGACGCCGTGTTCCTCGGCTGCCCGATGGAACCCGAGGCCGCCGCGCGGGCCCGGGCCTCGGGCGCGCTCGTCTTCCCGCCCGTACCCGGCCTCCCGCTCGACCCCTACCGCGGCCGCCTCTACTCCCCCGACGAGCTCTTCGCCTCGCTGGACACCGGCTACGAGGCGACGCCCGACGCCCGCGCGTACGCCTGGTTCCAGCGGACCAAGGCCGACGGCGACATATTCGCCTCGACGGTGCGCGCGCTCCACGACGACTCCGTCTCGGACGCGCTCGACGAACTCCTCGTCGGCGTACGGGTGGTCGGGGTGATGGGCGGCCACGCGATGGAGCGCGGCACCGAGGCCTACGCGGGGGCCGCGCGGCTCGGCCGCACCCTCGCGCGCTCCGGCCTCATGGTCGCCACGGGTGGCGGACCCGGCGCCATGGAGGCGGCCAACCTCGGCGCGTACGCGGCCCCGTTCGACGACGGCATGCTCGACGAGGCGCTGCGCGTGCTGGCAGCCGTCCCGTCGTTCACGCCGTCCGTCACCGACTGGGCGCGCGCCGCGTTCGAGGTGCGCGAGCGCTGGCCCTCGGGCGGCCCCTCGATCGGCGTGCCCACCTGGTTCTACGGCCACGAGCCGCCGAACGCCTTCGCCGCGCACATCGCCAAGTACTTTGCCAACGCGACCCGCGAGGACGGCCTGCTGGCCCGCTCGAACGCGGGCGTCGTCTTCCTGCCGGGCGCCGCCGGGACCGTACAGGAGATCTTCGACAACGCGACCCCCAACTACTACGGATCCAAGGGCGAACCGACCCCGATGGTCCTGGTGGACCGCGTGCACTGGACCGAGAGATTTCCCGCCTGGGAGCTGCTCAGGGCGCTGGCCAGGGAGCGGGCGATGGAGTCGCGCATCGCCCTTGTCGACGGGGTCGATGACGCTCCGCAGGCGCTCAAACACCTTGGAGGTTAA
- a CDS encoding ATP-binding cassette domain-containing protein yields MVAPPDNDVLWARALHVEHNGSPALSGVSLGVREGEILAVGGPRGSGKTTLLRCLSGQLLPQRGEVWFNSLPVHTMGRLTRERLRRDRFGWIDPSPTLIPELNAWENTALPLMLRGWTRRAAKTAALEWLKRLDIGGCARKRPHALLQSERQRVAVARALAPAPTVLFADEPTAPLHRADQVHVLRTLTSAARSHGITVVLATHDPDTAALADRTVSLLDGRRVNTVHLPPVAEAEGRAACSLSV; encoded by the coding sequence ATGGTGGCCCCGCCTGACAACGACGTGCTCTGGGCACGCGCCCTGCACGTCGAGCACAACGGCTCGCCCGCGCTCAGCGGTGTCTCGCTCGGCGTCCGTGAGGGCGAGATCCTCGCCGTCGGCGGCCCGCGCGGCAGCGGCAAGACGACCCTCCTGCGCTGTCTGTCCGGCCAACTGCTGCCGCAGCGCGGCGAGGTCTGGTTCAACAGCCTGCCCGTGCACACGATGGGCCGGCTCACCCGCGAGCGGCTGCGCCGGGACCGGTTCGGCTGGATCGACCCCTCCCCGACGCTGATCCCCGAGCTGAACGCCTGGGAGAACACGGCCCTCCCGCTGATGCTGCGCGGCTGGACCCGCCGGGCCGCCAAGACGGCCGCCCTGGAGTGGCTGAAGCGCCTGGACATCGGCGGCTGCGCCCGTAAGCGCCCGCACGCCCTGCTCCAGTCCGAGCGGCAGCGCGTGGCCGTCGCCCGCGCCCTCGCCCCCGCGCCCACCGTGCTGTTCGCCGACGAGCCGACCGCGCCGCTGCACCGCGCCGACCAGGTCCATGTGCTGCGCACCCTCACCTCGGCGGCCCGGTCGCACGGCATCACCGTCGTCCTCGCCACCCACGACCCGGACACCGCGGCCCTCGCCGACCGCACGGTGTCCCTGCTCGACGGACGGCGTGTGAACACCGTCCACCTGCCCCCGGTCGCCGAGGCGGAAGGCCGGGCCGCGTGCTCGCTCTCCGTCTAG
- a CDS encoding LAETG motif-containing sortase-dependent surface protein — protein sequence MRILGVASASAALALGVAGNALACNIGDFDAVASCDGAKAIVTVSDTDRTANKATVTIFLEDKQVGSGEVTGQKDGKASVAITLTEDWVSGGKYRAHIDVPTRVNSDTDVKSVPSEPCAPKSESPSPSASPEPSESAPSATPSDSARPSESESSAAPATPGDNQPSAAAGESNLAETGANSNTPMIAGIAGAFVVVGGGAVFFGMRRRGASKAS from the coding sequence GTGCGAATCCTCGGCGTTGCCTCCGCCTCTGCCGCGCTCGCGCTCGGCGTCGCCGGCAACGCACTCGCTTGCAACATCGGTGACTTCGACGCCGTCGCTTCCTGCGACGGCGCGAAGGCCATCGTCACCGTGTCCGACACGGACCGTACCGCCAACAAGGCCACCGTCACGATCTTCCTCGAAGACAAGCAGGTCGGCTCCGGAGAGGTCACCGGCCAGAAGGACGGCAAGGCCTCCGTCGCCATCACGCTGACGGAGGACTGGGTTTCCGGGGGCAAGTACCGGGCCCACATCGATGTCCCGACCCGCGTCAACTCGGACACGGACGTCAAGTCGGTGCCGTCCGAGCCCTGCGCTCCGAAGTCGGAGTCCCCGTCCCCGTCGGCGAGCCCGGAGCCGTCGGAGTCCGCCCCCTCGGCGACTCCCTCGGACTCGGCGCGCCCGTCGGAGTCGGAGAGCAGCGCCGCTCCGGCCACCCCGGGCGACAACCAGCCGTCCGCGGCCGCCGGTGAGTCCAACCTCGCCGAGACCGGTGCGAACTCCAACACCCCGATGATCGCCGGTATCGCCGGTGCGTTCGTCGTCGTCGGTGGCGGAGCGGTCTTCTTCGGCATGCGCCGCCGTGGCGCCTCGAAGGCGAGCTGA
- a CDS encoding iron ABC transporter permease, whose protein sequence is MALPVAFFAVFFAYPVAAIVSRGLHGDGGWRLGRIWEVATRSDIRHVLWFTTWQALASTALTLLVALPGAYVFARFDFRGKQVLRAVVTVPFVLPTVVVGTAFLALVGRGGLLDELWGVRLDTTVWAILLAHVFFNYAVVVRTVGGLWSQLDPRQEDAARMLGASRLAAWRKVTLPALGPAVAAAALMVFLFTFTSFGVVQILGGPTFSTLEVEIYRQTSEIFDLTTAAVLTIVQFVAVGAILAVHAATVRRRETALRLVAPGTTARRPRGAGQWALLAGVLASIAVLLVLPLAVLVQRSLGAPGFGYYRALAHDDGSVFLVAPIEAVGNSLEYALAATAIAVLIGGLAAAALTRRAGRLMRGFDALLMLPLGVSAVTVGFGFLIALDKPPLDLRASWILVPLAQALVGVPFVVRTMLPVLRAVDGRLREAAAVLGASPWRVWREVDLPMVRRALLIAAGFAFAVSLGEFGATVFIARPDNPTLPVAVARLLGRAGDLNYGQAMALSTILMVVCAVSLLLLERVRTDRTGEF, encoded by the coding sequence ATGGCGCTGCCCGTCGCGTTCTTCGCGGTGTTCTTCGCCTATCCCGTCGCGGCGATCGTCTCGCGCGGCCTCCACGGGGACGGCGGCTGGCGGCTCGGCCGGATCTGGGAGGTCGCGACCCGGTCCGACATCCGGCACGTGCTGTGGTTCACCACCTGGCAGGCGCTCGCCTCGACGGCGCTCACGCTGCTGGTCGCGCTCCCCGGCGCGTATGTCTTCGCGCGCTTCGATTTCAGGGGCAAGCAGGTTCTGCGGGCCGTGGTGACGGTGCCCTTCGTGCTGCCGACCGTGGTCGTCGGCACCGCGTTCCTCGCGCTGGTCGGCCGCGGCGGACTGCTCGACGAACTGTGGGGCGTACGGCTGGACACCACGGTGTGGGCGATCCTGCTCGCGCACGTCTTCTTCAACTACGCGGTCGTCGTACGGACCGTCGGCGGGCTCTGGTCGCAGCTCGACCCGCGCCAGGAGGACGCCGCGCGCATGCTCGGCGCCTCACGCCTCGCCGCCTGGCGCAAGGTGACGCTGCCGGCGCTCGGACCCGCCGTGGCCGCCGCCGCCCTCATGGTCTTCCTCTTCACCTTCACCTCGTTCGGTGTGGTGCAGATCCTCGGCGGCCCCACCTTCTCGACCCTGGAGGTCGAGATCTACCGGCAGACCTCCGAGATCTTCGACCTCACCACGGCGGCGGTCCTCACGATCGTCCAGTTCGTGGCGGTCGGCGCGATCCTCGCCGTGCACGCGGCGACCGTACGCCGACGGGAGACGGCCCTGCGCCTGGTCGCCCCCGGCACCACCGCGCGCCGCCCGCGCGGCGCCGGACAGTGGGCCCTGCTCGCGGGCGTGCTGGCGAGCATCGCGGTCCTGCTGGTGCTGCCGCTCGCCGTCCTCGTGCAGCGCTCCCTCGGCGCCCCCGGGTTCGGCTACTACCGGGCCCTGGCCCACGACGACGGAAGCGTCTTCCTCGTCGCCCCCATCGAGGCGGTCGGCAACTCGCTGGAGTACGCGCTCGCCGCCACCGCCATCGCCGTGCTCATCGGCGGCCTGGCCGCCGCCGCCCTCACCCGGCGGGCCGGGCGTCTGATGCGGGGCTTCGACGCGCTGCTGATGCTGCCGCTCGGCGTCTCCGCCGTGACGGTCGGCTTCGGATTCCTGATCGCCCTGGACAAGCCGCCGCTCGACCTGCGCGCGAGCTGGATCCTGGTGCCGCTGGCGCAGGCCCTGGTGGGCGTGCCCTTCGTCGTACGGACCATGCTGCCCGTGCTGCGCGCGGTGGACGGGCGGCTGCGGGAGGCCGCGGCCGTCCTCGGGGCGTCGCCCTGGCGGGTGTGGCGCGAGGTCGATCTGCCGATGGTGCGGCGCGCCCTGCTGATCGCGGCGGGCTTCGCCTTCGCCGTCTCGCTCGGGGAGTTCGGCGCCACCGTCTTCATCGCGCGGCCCGACAACCCGACGCTGCCGGTCGCCGTGGCCCGGCTGCTCGGACGGGCCGGCGATCTCAACTACGGCCAGGCGATGGCCCTTTCGACGATCCTCATGGTGGTCTGCGCGGTGTCGCTGCTGCTGTTGGAGCGGGTACGGACCGACCGGACCGGGGAGTTCTAG
- a CDS encoding VOC family protein translates to MYQQMIFVNLPVSDVAASRKFFTELGYSINPQFSTDDCACVVISDTIIAMLLSRQRYADFTKKEIADATTTSEVLLCLSAESREKVDELVDAAIAAGGSGTGEAQDQGFMYGRAFDDLDGHTWEVMWMDPAAVQS, encoded by the coding sequence ATGTACCAGCAGATGATCTTCGTGAACCTGCCCGTGTCCGACGTCGCCGCGTCCCGGAAGTTCTTCACGGAGCTCGGCTACTCGATCAACCCCCAGTTCTCCACCGACGACTGCGCCTGCGTGGTCATCAGCGACACGATCATCGCGATGCTGCTCAGCAGGCAGCGGTACGCGGACTTCACCAAGAAGGAGATCGCGGACGCCACGACGACCAGCGAGGTGCTGCTGTGTCTGAGCGCCGAGAGCCGCGAGAAGGTCGACGAGCTGGTCGACGCGGCCATCGCGGCGGGCGGCTCGGGCACGGGCGAGGCGCAGGACCAGGGCTTCATGTACGGCCGCGCCTTCGACGACCTCGACGGCCACACCTGGGAGGTCATGTGGATGGACCCGGCGGCGGTCCAGAGCTGA
- the rlmN gene encoding 23S rRNA (adenine(2503)-C(2))-methyltransferase RlmN, whose translation MPKPGELTFVAPRGAKKPPRHLADLTPAERKEAVAAIGEKPFRAKQLSQHYFARYAHDPAEWTDIPAASRGKLQEALLPELMTVVRHLSTDQDTTRKTLWRLFDGTLVESVLMRYPDRVTMCISSQAGCGMNCPFCATGQAGLDRNLSTGEIVHQIVDGMRALRDGEIPGGPARLSNIVFMGMGEPLANYKRVVGAIRALTDPEPDGLGLSQRGITVSTVGLVPAINRFSDEGFKCRLAISLHAPDDELRDTLVPVNTRWQVREVLDAGWGYADRSGRRLSIEYALIRDINDQAWRGDRLGRMLKGKPVHVNLIPLNPTPGSKWTASRPEDEKAFVEAIAAHGVTVTVRDTRGQEIDGACGQLAATER comes from the coding sequence CAAGAAGCCGCCGCGGCACCTTGCCGATCTCACGCCCGCCGAGCGCAAAGAGGCGGTTGCCGCGATCGGTGAGAAGCCGTTTCGTGCCAAGCAGCTCTCGCAGCACTACTTCGCCCGGTACGCGCACGACCCCGCCGAGTGGACGGACATCCCGGCCGCCTCGCGCGGCAAGCTCCAGGAAGCGCTGCTTCCCGAGCTGATGACGGTCGTGCGGCACCTGTCGACCGACCAGGACACCACCCGCAAGACCCTGTGGCGGCTGTTCGACGGCACGCTCGTCGAGTCCGTGCTGATGCGCTACCCGGACCGGGTCACCATGTGCATCAGCTCGCAGGCCGGCTGCGGGATGAACTGCCCGTTCTGCGCCACCGGACAGGCGGGCCTCGACCGGAACCTGTCGACCGGCGAGATCGTGCACCAGATCGTCGACGGGATGCGCGCGCTGCGCGACGGCGAGATCCCCGGGGGCCCCGCGCGGCTGAGCAACATCGTCTTCATGGGGATGGGCGAGCCGCTCGCCAACTACAAGCGGGTGGTCGGCGCGATCCGTGCCCTCACCGACCCGGAGCCGGACGGGCTGGGGCTGTCGCAGCGCGGTATCACCGTCTCGACGGTCGGCCTGGTTCCCGCGATCAACCGGTTCTCGGACGAGGGCTTCAAGTGCCGGCTCGCGATCTCGCTGCACGCCCCGGACGACGAACTGCGCGACACCCTCGTCCCCGTGAACACGCGGTGGCAGGTGCGCGAGGTGCTGGACGCGGGCTGGGGGTACGCGGACAGGTCCGGGCGCCGTCTGTCCATCGAGTACGCCCTGATCCGCGACATCAACGACCAGGCGTGGCGTGGTGACCGGCTCGGACGGATGCTCAAGGGCAAGCCCGTGCATGTCAACCTCATCCCGCTGAACCCGACCCCGGGCTCGAAGTGGACCGCCTCGCGGCCCGAGGACGAGAAGGCGTTCGTCGAGGCCATCGCGGCCCACGGCGTCACCGTGACCGTCCGGGACACCCGGGGCCAGGAGATCGACGGAGCGTGTGGTCAGCTCGCCGCGACCGAGCGGTAG
- a CDS encoding thiamine ABC transporter substrate-binding protein has protein sequence MAAGLGLVALPALSACGSSGAAGSGDSKTVTLVSHDSWAVSKSVLADFEKQSGYKVRVLKDGDAGQAVNKAVLTKDNPQGDVFFGVDNTLLSRALDNGIFQPYTARGTDQVEPAYRIDQDKHRVTPIDTGDICVNYDKAWFARHKLTPPRSFDDLVKPAYKNLLVTENAATSSPGLGFLLGSAAHYGDGGWESYWKKLKANGVKVVDGWEQAYNDEFSGSAGGKKAKADRPLVVSYASSPPAEVIYGDPKPATAPTGVADGTCFRQVEYAGLLSHAANAKGGKAFLDFLLTKEFQEDMPLNMFVYPVREGARVPAEFTQYGPQAKDPETLTPAKIAADRDQWVKSWTSLVLK, from the coding sequence ATGGCCGCCGGCCTCGGGCTCGTCGCCCTGCCCGCGCTGTCCGCGTGCGGCTCGTCCGGCGCCGCGGGCTCGGGCGACTCGAAGACGGTCACGCTGGTCAGCCATGACTCGTGGGCCGTGTCGAAGAGCGTCCTGGCGGACTTCGAGAAGCAGTCCGGCTACAAGGTCCGCGTCCTCAAGGACGGCGACGCGGGGCAGGCCGTGAACAAGGCCGTCCTGACCAAGGACAACCCCCAGGGCGATGTCTTCTTCGGCGTCGACAACACCCTGCTCTCCCGCGCGCTCGACAACGGGATCTTCCAGCCGTACACGGCCAGGGGCACGGACCAGGTCGAGCCGGCGTACCGGATCGACCAGGACAAGCACCGGGTCACCCCCATCGACACGGGCGACATCTGCGTCAACTACGACAAGGCGTGGTTCGCCCGGCACAAGCTGACGCCGCCGCGGTCCTTCGACGACCTCGTCAAGCCCGCGTACAAGAACCTCCTCGTCACGGAGAACGCCGCCACCTCCTCGCCCGGCCTCGGCTTCCTGCTCGGGTCCGCCGCGCACTACGGCGACGGGGGCTGGGAGAGCTACTGGAAGAAGCTCAAGGCCAACGGCGTGAAGGTCGTGGACGGCTGGGAGCAGGCGTACAACGACGAGTTCTCGGGGTCCGCGGGCGGCAAGAAGGCCAAGGCCGACCGGCCGCTCGTGGTCTCGTACGCCTCCTCGCCCCCCGCCGAGGTCATCTACGGCGACCCCAAGCCCGCCACCGCCCCCACCGGGGTCGCGGACGGCACCTGTTTCCGGCAGGTGGAGTACGCGGGTCTGCTCAGCCACGCCGCGAACGCCAAGGGCGGCAAGGCGTTCCTGGACTTCCTGCTCACCAAGGAGTTCCAGGAGGACATGCCGCTCAACATGTTCGTCTACCCGGTCCGTGAGGGCGCGCGGGTGCCCGCCGAGTTCACGCAGTACGGTCCGCAGGCCAAGGATCCCGAGACCCTGACGCCCGCGAAGATCGCCGCCGACCGCGACCAGTGGGTCAAGTCGTGGACCTCGCTCGTACTGAAGTAG
- a CDS encoding ABC transporter ATP-binding protein: MLLSLQGATVRFGGQAVLDAVDLEVAEHEIVCVLGPSGSGKSTLLRTVAGLQPLDAGRVLLDGRDQERVPAHRRGVGLMFQDHQLFPQRDVGGNVAFGLRMQGTPRNGQAARVGELLDLVGLPGARDRAVASLSGGEQQRVALARALAPRPRLLMLDEPLGQLDRSLRERLVVELRQLFGELGTTVLAVTHDQGEAFALADRVVVMRDGRIAQSGTPLDVWQRPADAFVARFLGFDNVVEATVGETAADTPWGRVPVPEGAAQGPGTLLVRPAGVRLTAAADGLRCTVAARTFRGTHVAVRLQPEGAPPLEAACALREAPEPGDVVGVEFDAAEVVVLGGSGASGTRPAAKNPVPRAG, from the coding sequence ATGCTGCTGAGCCTTCAGGGCGCGACCGTACGCTTCGGCGGACAGGCCGTGCTCGACGCCGTCGACCTGGAGGTCGCCGAGCACGAGATCGTGTGCGTGCTCGGGCCCAGCGGCAGCGGCAAGTCCACCCTGCTGCGGACGGTGGCCGGTCTTCAGCCCCTGGACGCGGGCCGGGTGCTGCTGGACGGACGCGACCAGGAACGCGTTCCCGCGCACCGGCGGGGCGTCGGCCTGATGTTCCAGGACCACCAGCTCTTCCCGCAGCGGGACGTCGGCGGCAACGTCGCCTTCGGGCTGCGGATGCAGGGCACGCCGAGGAACGGACAGGCGGCCAGGGTCGGGGAGTTGCTCGATCTCGTCGGTCTGCCCGGAGCCCGGGACCGTGCCGTCGCCTCGCTCTCCGGAGGTGAACAGCAGCGCGTCGCGCTGGCCCGCGCCCTGGCGCCGCGCCCGCGGCTGCTGATGCTCGACGAACCCCTCGGCCAGCTGGACCGCTCCCTGCGCGAACGGCTCGTCGTCGAACTCCGTCAGCTCTTCGGCGAGTTGGGGACGACGGTGCTCGCCGTCACGCACGACCAGGGTGAGGCCTTCGCGCTCGCCGACCGGGTGGTGGTGATGCGGGACGGGCGGATCGCCCAGTCCGGTACGCCCCTCGACGTGTGGCAGCGTCCCGCGGACGCCTTCGTGGCCCGGTTCCTCGGCTTCGACAACGTGGTCGAGGCGACGGTGGGCGAGACGGCGGCCGACACCCCCTGGGGCAGGGTCCCGGTGCCCGAGGGTGCCGCCCAGGGGCCCGGCACGCTCCTCGTACGGCCCGCCGGGGTACGGCTCACGGCCGCCGCGGACGGGCTGCGCTGCACGGTCGCCGCCCGCACCTTCCGCGGCACCCACGTCGCCGTACGGCTTCAGCCCGAGGGCGCGCCCCCGCTGGAGGCGGCGTGCGCCCTGCGCGAGGCGCCGGAGCCCGGGGACGTGGTCGGGGTGGAGTTCGACGCCGCCGAGGTCGTCGTCCTGGGAGGGTCCGGGGCGTCCGGAACGCGGCCCGCCGCGAAGAACCCGGTACCGCGGGCGGGTTGA